CACAATTAGAAAAAATTGCCAATGAAAGAATTCACATCGAAACTAACATGCATATGATAGAAGGGTCAAATAGAAAGTGGATCACACCATAATCGATGGCCTCTTCAGCCACTCATCCTTATTACATTGCAGCATTTCACATGTAATTTTTCTACAGACTGATAAATCCACCAGCAGATAGGAATATTACAGGGTATCAAAGAACAGaagattttacttttcttatCCAAGACGAAATAATTTGGGTGTAAACAGGCTGTGCACCAATCTATAATGCATATATCACAAATTGAAGGGTACCCGTTCTTTAAATTCACTCACTTTTGAAATGACTGATTAACTTAAACTGACATAAACTCATAAACACTATGAACTCCAGAACatcaaagaagaaattaatcaacaaaatgaaaacaaccaCATTGTGTGAAGCTAATCTTAGCTAGATGCAACACTTCTTACACATAAACTCAGCCTACTGAATTTCATACAGATACGAAGACCATTTCACCAACAAAAGGTTTGCaactttgttcaaaaaattGACAAGTTTACGGATTCAATGCAAAATTCAATCTTTAACTTTTACTGTTCCAAGCAAACATCAGATAGAATCAATACCAACTAAAAGCTTGTACATTGAAGCAAGAGCAAGTTTACCTTGATAggaattttgaagaaaatgagCCCCAAAGTCCCTTCCACCTCCGTATCAGTATCAAAGGGTATTACACCCCTAGCCAAATCTTCAAGCAAGTAAAACGCGTCGTGGATGACTTCAAACCCGTCCAGCACGAGCGTTGCGTTCACGTACGACGACCCTCTGGCCCTCACACGCCCTCCATCGGagctcaaaaaccctagctctcTCGCACGGTACCCTACCGTGACGCGGAGCGAGTCATAGTTCAGAGAAAACAAGTCGCGGTTTCGCACTCTGATGGTCAGAGAGAAGGAGAGGTCGAGAGTGGGTCTGGGGGACGAGTTGACTCGGACGTGGTTGAGTTTGAGCCGAACGAGTTGCAGGGTGGGGTCGGAggggaagaggaggaagatggCGGTGGAGAGGAGAAGGAGGGAGGCGGTGATTGAGAGGCAGAGGCGGAGACGACGTCGTCTCCGGTAGCTAGGATTGGGACGGTAAGGAGCTAAAACGACGACGGTTTGCTGGGATTGGGTGTGGGTCGGGTCGGATGGGATCGGAGCATAGTATACAGACTCGCCCTTGGAGGCCATTGTTTGTTGGAACCGATAAAGACACAAGACTGCACAGAGTTTTTAAGTCTTAATTCGCTGCGGCCAAACGGTTCGTTTTATTTTCGTACGTAAAATATTGTGTTGTTGAATGATATGCACCGGTTTGACTTGTCATTTGGTGGGCCCAAAATTACGTGGCAGGATCTGAGTCGTCCACGGTAGGTCCACTCTTATTTTGGAGTGGACGTGGCAAAACGAGGAGTGGTAAATAGTTTTTCTTCAGGAAAACGAAATCCCTAGCCGCGAAGCAGACATCTCAGAAGGCAAACCAAGCGTCGGTGTTGCTAATTTTGGCGGgtgagagttgagagagagcgCGAGAAATCAATGGGTATAGGGGAAGCAGAGGAGGAAGGGCCTATTTTCAGGGATATAAGGCGATATTATTGTGAGTACTGTGGCATCTGCAGGTCCAAAAAGACCCTGATTGCTTCTCACATGCTCACTCACCACAAGGTTTCAGTCCATTCTTTTTAATTCTGGTTTTTTATTGTccaattatgaatttttataaaGTGGGTTTTCGAATTTGAGGGATTTACTGTTGTGGGTTCAtttggtttttgtattttaaacaaaatctgAAGCGGGGTTGTCTTCAGATTGATTATCTTAAATTTttacttatgatttggttaCTTTTGCTACAGGAAGAGATGGAAATGGCCAAAGAGGCTGATGGGGaaggagagagggaaaaatccAATACTTGCCAAGAATGTGGTGCTACTTTTAAAAAACCTGCATATCTCAAGCAACACATGCAAAGCCAttcccttgaggtattattttCTATTAACTTCAAATTGTTAATAAACCTTCACATGTTTCCATAGTATTGGTGTCTGAAGTTGTGTTAAGGAAACCAGCGGCAGCTTGTATAGTACTCGTCTGATGATATTGCTACTGATTAGTTTGATAGCTTCATAACAGCTGATTGTGTCCATAGCTTTCCTTATTTTTCGGATGAAGGTCCTGTAATTTTCGCATCAATTAAAGATATAAATTTTGCAGGATTCAACATTTATAAGAACTATCCTTTGGATAGCGTGAAGCATTGGATCCCACACAAAGAACTCCAAAATGCGAGAGGTTTCTGACTTGACTGGACTAGTATCAGGTGGGAGACCTCCTGTGAagctccatcaagtgaaccTCAATCACGAACTGCTTGGTTTGAGGTTTGAATGCTAGATCATGTGCACTTTGAAATTATATGGTTATTCGTTCGTGAATTCCTTTTAGcttattttttacattttGGATGAGGTTTCTGTAGTATTTGCATCAATTGAAGTTATAAGTTTTGCAGGAATCGGCATTTTAAAGAAGTATCTGTTGGACAACGTGGAGCATTGGATCCCACACAAAGAACTCCAAAATGCGCAAGGGTTTGACTTGAATGGACCAGTACCGGGCGGGAGACCTCCTGAGAAGCTCCATCAAGCAAGCCTCAATCACGTACTGTTCAGTTAGAATTGAATGCTTGTTCACTTGTATTTTGAAACTATGGTTATTGGTTCCTGAATTCGTTTAGCTTATTCTTTACAGAGGCCATACATTTGTTCGGTGGATGATTGTCGTTCCAGCTTCAGAAGAAAGGACCACTTAAATCGTCATCTTCTTCAGCACCAAGGGAAACTCTTTAAGTGTCCGATTGAGAACTGTAATCGTGGGTTTGTTTCCCAAGGTAACATGAGGAGGCATGTGAGAGAACTCCACAATGAGGATGATCCTTCGGCTAATGTTGGAGGTCAGAAGCAGCATGTATGCCAGGATTGTGGAAAGGTGTTCAAATTTGCTTCAAAGCTGCAGAAGCATGAGAATTCTCATGGTAGCTTTCAtttctgaatttgatcttcttttTGTATTCTGCCTTGTGTGTGTGCGTCAGTGGTGAATAATGGCATAAGATACaattttttctgaaaaagAGGGGATGTGCTTTTGTTGAAGTTTTTGGCGTATGCTTAATGCAAACTCTAAATATATCCTTTTATGTGTGTAGTTAAGCTGGATTCAGTGGAGGCATTCTGCTCTGAACCTGGCTGtatgaaatatttttctaatgaGAAATGCCTTAAGGCCCATATTCAGTCCTGCCACCAACATATCACATGTGAGATATGTGGGACCAAGAAGCTGAAAAGGAACATCGAACGGCATCTCTGCACTCATGAAGGGGGACGTGCCTCAGTGGAGAGAATTAAATGCAGTTATAAGGGTTGTCTTCACACATTTTCAACTGTGAGTTACTGACTTGACTTTTAATGGGTTTATGTACGCACATAAAGAACAAACAGATTTCATtattttggaaagaaaaaaaatagttttgcattcTTTGTGTTGCCAttgttagtttttttattgtttccATTTCTGATTTTGCTTATACATTTGCAGAAATCAAATCTCCATCAACATGTCAAGGCAGTACACCTTGAACATAAACCTTTTGTCTGTAGCTTTTCGGGTTGTGGCATGAGATTTGCATACAAGCATGTGAGAGATAAGCATGAGAAGACTGGACGTCATGTCTATGCATATGTGAGTATTTTTCTTACACATAATTCAATACCCTCATATGTTGGATTTTGGGATAAGCATCTTTCCAGGCAATGCCACATTATGAGTTCATATGTGGGACATTATTGCTTTGAATTGCAGGGGGATTTTGAAGAGGCTGATGAGCAATTCCGGTCAAGGCCAAGGGGCGGCCGTAAGAGGAAGTACCCCACTATAGAAATGCTCGTACGAAAAAGGGTGACTCCACCAGACCAATTGGGCCAGGAGTCTGAGTACCGCTCCTGGTTGCTCTAACAAGAAGCTGAAGACGAGAATTGAGCCATGCCCTTGAAGTAAGTGATTGGACATATCCACTACATACGCTAACCTACGTAGAAGTTTGCGTGTCATGAATCTGAACATTAGATATGGAAATTGGGTGATGCTGTGAATCTGAACACTAAATATGTAAAGCATTTCTGTATTTTTTGAAGATAAACATTCTTCTGTTTAGTTGAATGGTATTTATTAATCCAATAGTTGAACCACGACCTCTATCTGAACTCCGAAGAACAAATTTGTGCGCTACTTGCCAAACCACCCATAACTTTGATGGGCTGGAACAGTCATTTTGCATTGGCTCAAAATTGTGGAATGTGTGCTCTCTCTTCTTTGAGCtctcatttttgctcaccacatGTTTATGTGGAACAAATTTGTTCTGCTTGTGAATATATCGTTTTGGATTGTTTTGATGAATAAGAATGACTTTTTAAACTCGACCTTTTCAATAGAACTTTCAATTACTATACgtagaataaaataaatagatttAAATTTGGGTGGAATATTTGGTGTGTGGTATATAAATTCCAATAAATGGATGTATTTTTCATGGACTGGTACACACGTTTCAAAGAATTCAATGTAAATCCAAGAATGTTTGACATGGAAAGAATGTGACACATAGCAAATATCTGTATCGGCTTCGGCACGTAACCTTCGATTCCAGATTCGACCATAGGATAAGATAATTGTTCTACTTTCGTTATTGGAGCCATCTAATTATTGGTTATGAAAATCAGGGTTTCTATTGCTGCATATTCACTTGATATAAAAACGAGTAAAATCACAGGCCTTACAAAACTCATCTCAGATATTCCATTACCCTCGGTTTGGATGGAGGAAAATAAGTTAGGATTTAGTTAAAAGTCGGGAattgaagagaagagaaattgatattttcattgtttggcAATTTAAACACGGAACTTATTAATTGGCACGCGAAAAAAATCGTAGAATTTGGAGATCAAGATTCCCGATTTTAATTTCTGGCAAAAGAGTGGTCATTTCGCAAATTCTATTATTTCAAGCAGGAATTCGTTTTCACTATAATTTCTGTCATTTGCAAAATTTGACACACATAACTAGAACactgaaattattaattgacAGAAATTTAAAGAATGGATATCTAAATTCCGTCATTTGATAATTCTCTACAATTTTGAATTCCTTCATCCATATGGACaagaagaaataagaaaagaaaaggagggGAAAACCAATATTATCCATACATAATTATTATCTACAACGAGTCGGCAAGTACTCTGtgcaaataaaatttcaggtaatttttttttatcaattgACTTTATAAGATTTTGATGCAAACTCATTTGCCTTTCCGcataaatatttgtttttccgcataaatatttgtttttgagagGGTAGAAAGATGCTTCCATTGAGCAGAAACAAGAGGAGAGACACTGTCAATGTTTTATGTCAGTGTAAAACATTCAGCAACTGCACATACATTAAAACTGTAATACATAATTCAtatagaatttatatatgtaacaCACCTGAATTCAGCAAACAGAGAGAATATTGCTTTATACCTATTTGTTTATACCATATAGTTTTGTTTGGGGACTTTGATGTTGCTAACTAAGTAGACTCAAGTACTGACTTTGGAGAGAAAGAAGCCACAGAGTTATTATTGGTGGGCATGGACTTTGATCGCTTCATCCAAGCCGATGATTGGGACCGGTGAAACCGGCACCGGAACGATCCTTGATGAGTTGTTGGTGAGCACAAGCATTGGCCTCCTTTTGGTGAAATTGCTGCAGCTTCTGCGTTGCCACCACTTTTTGGAGAAGTTGAGACTGTCATGCCACTGCCATGGGAGGCCATGCCTTGTTGGTGAAGAATATGTGTGTAAACTaatatgaaagaaagaaactctTTGTTGGCAATTTATTGGCAATTGGGTTTGAGaatatttatagaaaagaagaagaaaaatagattttatcCTCGAAGAGGTGTGAGGCCAGAACAAGTAAGCCAATCAAGTTGTGCCCTTTGATTCCTCCCTCTTTGTCCCTAGCGCAACCGACTTCACTATCTCTAATGTTACGAACACCAATTTATTTACCAACTTATTTGACAATATGACACTTAACAACTGGTGTCGGACGCCATAATTCAAATTAGAAAACTCACTTTTTGTATGTTAAAGATATTGTTTAACACCGAAAATCAAAATGGataaatttgtttgttgttaAGAGCCAACCGATGCTTTACACGAGTTATGTAACCCTACAAACTCTGTAGACTAGAATGGTCTAAGGTTGAAAGAGTAATCACATCTAAAACAGAGGAGGGGGTCATTATCTGATCGATTTTTAAACAAATCCAGTGTTAAAGAAGATAATAGAATAACTAAAGATTCCATAATCTACCCCACTTGGAAGGATTATGGTAATAATGGTTGTACGCAAATAGCATAAActttgtaaaaatatatatatatatatatatacaaattaaaaagCCTTTGAAGATGAGGTTTCCATGTGAGAGCTGAGGAGGGATCATGATTATCTTTTTCTATGTGGCTCATTGTACACGTATAGATTCTGCTTCTGGTTTTGCTCTTTTggttttaaatataattttttttcgtGTACAGCAGATGGTCCATCTGCTCTCTCCCCAAGTCAAAAGGTTTGGCCTCCCAATGTAGCCAAGTGTAAGAGCTTTTTGTTGCCTTCTGATCATTTTGTATATATCTTAGCCATGAGCTCCTATTGATGATATGTGGGTATCTGGGTTGATCACGACttcatattttcttgttttaactTCCTAGGGTGGTTCCTAACTTatctggttttttttcttcttcttttttttttttttttttttttcctgcaaaACTGAACCAGTCTTATGAATGTGTagaattcattttattttagcCATGACTATTCTTCGTtcaggaagaaaaaaaaaaaaaaaggggaaaacaTCTCAATGCTTGCTCAAGTGAAAATGTCAAGAAAGTGCTGGAAGCTGTTATCCTGCGTCATCATTGAATTTGATTAATGATTAAAGACAATGAAAATGGGACCAAGATACCAATCATTGTACTCAATTTGCCAAATGTTGCCAGTTACAGTAGGATAGTCTTTATCCCATTAAAAAACGataaagataaagataaataGTGTAATGGACTTTAAagccccccccaaaaaaaaaaaaaaaaaaccatttttcagggtatcagaaaaaaaaaaagtttttatttcataaaacAATAACAACTTGGATATATATCCttgtagttttttattttttatttattttttctaaagCATATCCTTCTAGTTGTATTGTATACAAACATCTCTtcaatctcttttttttattttatcaaaggGACGAATTTCATTAAACTTGCATTAACACTTACAATAGAATCAATTGACGGCCCTAAAGACCAAACCCTAAACATATCTTcaatatgtataaataaaaatgatccaaaaaatcaaaccttGTAATATTGTAAGATTGAGGTGGTACCTAACACCTTCCTCCTCaagaaacccaattccacAAGTTTCGTTTTCGTTAAATGACGGTGACcaatatttcagttttttaaaGATAGTAGATGAATTCAACAAAGCAAGTCGGCTGGCTCCTTCAGATTCTgtatatttaatttcttctatgaggaaaaaaaaaaaaaaagtgaaaggGCAAATTACATGTTTTGGTACTCGTAGAGCATACTGTAACTCAAATTTTTGGTTTGATAAGGTCCAAAAATCATAGCCTAAATGCAAATGAACAATATATGAACGgtgcaaataatctcgcgGGAGAATATTCTCTTCGAGATCattcaaccttcgatcttctaaGTAAAGGGTACGTAGTTGTATGTATGATGTGAACCGGgcggccggagccgtgtgtggtggagtaggtttagatgtgaagtaccttgaatgatgaatgaggtaggagcctcggggctagggtttcgtagagaATATGATGAGTTTATTCTCTACTCAAGTTCGTAGGGATTGAGTCGGACttgataatatctgaattaatgatattatctgtTTTTAAGAAGATaaatctgaattaaatgatattatcttctctttattaggataatatctgaattaatgatactatctctttaaatattaattaagatatttatcccaattaattaattagccaaaTAAACTGgtttagttaattaatttaagagataatcttcttttccacgtggctTGTCCTGATTAGAGACGAAAATATATACTCCCACAAACGGCATGTCGTACGGGTTAAGAAAAGTGGGATAATGTTGTTGATGATTCATGAATTTCATGTGTTGGTGGAAACAGTGACTTGATCCCCTGTGTACTGAAAGCAACCTTTAAACAAAGCACATGtaaatggaaaagaagaaagtagaCAAAAAAAGGCAGCTAGCAAACAACTACCAGTCAACCAACAAAACTACCAGTCAGTTTGAAATGCTATTGCCAATACAAATCTTCCTTCT
Above is a genomic segment from Prunus dulcis chromosome 7, ALMONDv2, whole genome shotgun sequence containing:
- the LOC117633638 gene encoding transmembrane protein 106B; amino-acid sequence: MASKGESVYYAPIPSDPTHTQSQQTVVVLAPYRPNPSYRRRRRLRLCLSITASLLLLSTAIFLLFPSDPTLQLVRLKLNHVRVNSSPRPTLDLSFSLTIRVRNRDLFSLNYDSLRVTVGYRARELGFLSSDGGRVRARGSSYVNATLVLDGFEVIHDAFYLLEDLARGVIPFDTDTEVEGTLGLIFFKIPIKAKASCEVYVNTNNQTIVRQDCSPE
- the LOC117635523 gene encoding transcription factor IIIA-like, producing MGIGEAEEEGPIFRDIRRYYCEYCGICRSKKTLIASHMLTHHKEEMEMAKEADGEGEREKSNTCQECGATFKKPAYLKQHMQSHSLELIFYILDEVSVVFASIEVISFAGIGILKKYLLDNVEHWIPHKELQNAQGFDLNGPVPGGRPPEKLHQASLNHRPYICSVDDCRSSFRRKDHLNRHLLQHQGKLFKCPIENCNRGFVSQGNMRRHVRELHNEDDPSANVGGQKQHVCQDCGKVFKFASKLQKHENSHVKLDSVEAFCSEPGCMKYFSNEKCLKAHIQSCHQHITCEICGTKKLKRNIERHLCTHEGGRASVERIKCSYKGCLHTFSTKSNLHQHVKAVHLEHKPFVCSFSGCGMRFAYKHVRDKHEKTGRHVYAYGDFEEADEQFRSRPRGGRKRKYPTIEMLVRKRVTPPDQLGQESEYRSWLL